From Skermanella sp. TT6, a single genomic window includes:
- a CDS encoding class I SAM-dependent methyltransferase, giving the protein MSGDRASGYVTEIEYTGGFYPELGPVRLGFAAQAAGLGSPDPGLPFTYLELGCGQGRSTALHAASLPHGRFFAADLNPAHIRNARALSESAGLANVTWLERSFAELLDEDLPDLDFITLQGVYSWISAENRRHVAELVRRRLKPGGLVYLSYNALPGWTAAAPLRRLMADHASLGTGPLEGRIRDAVGFAGALRDAGARYFERNPAAASRLDQIAEKSPAYLAHEYFNRDWTLFYFADVAAEMAEAGLGFAGSAHLMDRVEALTIPAAARPALAGIHDPTFRETAKDFITGQPFRRDVFVRPGARPAPDPVLALVTPREACPGRVAVPAGDFRMEGAVHGTVLDTLAGEPQPLSSLLALPALAERGHGLGLEAVMTLVGLDLIGPALPRAGLPGRLASTRRFNAAMLDRQRAGLESSVHLASPVLGSGVEVNLLEGLTLSAWRDGAGDPARFVWNVLAGRGQRLVKDGRTLESEAGNLTEIAERIEAFAAGRLLVLSQLGVAE; this is encoded by the coding sequence ATGTCCGGGGATCGCGCGTCGGGCTACGTGACCGAGATAGAGTATACCGGCGGATTCTATCCCGAACTGGGGCCGGTGCGGCTCGGCTTCGCGGCGCAGGCCGCCGGCCTCGGCAGTCCCGATCCCGGACTGCCCTTCACCTATCTGGAACTGGGCTGCGGCCAGGGACGCTCGACGGCGCTTCATGCCGCATCCCTGCCCCACGGCCGGTTCTTCGCCGCCGACCTGAACCCCGCCCATATCCGGAACGCCCGGGCGCTCTCCGAATCGGCCGGCCTCGCCAACGTGACCTGGCTGGAACGGAGCTTCGCCGAGCTGCTGGACGAGGATCTGCCGGATCTCGACTTCATCACGCTGCAAGGCGTCTATTCCTGGATCAGCGCGGAGAACCGCCGGCATGTGGCCGAGCTGGTCCGGCGGCGACTCAAGCCGGGCGGCCTGGTCTATCTGAGCTACAACGCCCTGCCCGGCTGGACCGCAGCGGCGCCGCTCCGCCGGCTCATGGCCGACCATGCCTCCCTCGGCACCGGGCCGCTGGAAGGCCGCATCCGCGACGCGGTCGGGTTCGCCGGCGCCCTACGCGACGCTGGGGCGCGCTATTTCGAACGCAATCCCGCCGCGGCGTCCCGCCTCGACCAGATCGCGGAGAAGTCGCCGGCCTATCTGGCCCACGAATATTTCAACCGGGACTGGACGCTGTTCTACTTCGCCGACGTCGCGGCCGAGATGGCGGAGGCCGGGCTGGGCTTCGCCGGATCGGCCCACCTGATGGACCGGGTCGAAGCCCTGACGATCCCGGCGGCGGCACGGCCGGCCTTGGCCGGTATCCACGACCCGACATTCCGCGAGACGGCGAAGGACTTCATCACCGGTCAGCCGTTCCGGCGCGACGTTTTCGTCCGGCCGGGAGCCCGGCCGGCCCCGGACCCCGTCCTGGCCCTTGTCACGCCGCGCGAGGCCTGTCCCGGCCGCGTCGCGGTCCCGGCCGGCGATTTCCGGATGGAGGGGGCGGTCCATGGTACCGTGCTGGACACCCTGGCGGGGGAACCGCAGCCGCTTTCGAGCCTGCTCGCCCTGCCGGCCCTGGCCGAACGGGGACATGGCCTGGGGCTGGAGGCGGTCATGACGCTGGTAGGGCTGGACCTGATCGGCCCCGCGCTGCCGCGGGCGGGCCTGCCCGGACGGCTGGCCTCGACGCGCCGCTTCAACGCGGCGATGCTGGACAGGCAGAGGGCCGGCCTGGAAAGCTCGGTCCATCTGGCGTCGCCGGTACTGGGGAGCGGCGTCGAGGTCAACCTGCTGGAAGGCCTGACCCTGTCGGCATGGCGGGACGGGGCCGGGGATCCGGCCCGGTTCGTCTGGAACGTGCTGGCCGGACGGGGCCAGCGCCTCGTCAAGGATGGCAGGACGCTGGAGAGCGAGGCCGGCAACCTGACGGAGATCGCGGAGCGTATCGAAGCCTTCGCGGCGGGGCGCCTGCTGGTGCTGAGCCAGCTGGGCGTCGCCGAGTGA
- the lpxC gene encoding UDP-3-O-acyl-N-acetylglucosamine deacetylase, with amino-acid sequence MFQQTLKSPINCTGIGLHSGSKVSMRLMPSDVNTGIVFVRTDQPADRATIRADWDRVTDTKLCTVVANDAGVSVGTIEHLMAALRGCGIDNAVIELNGPEVPIMDGSSAPFVFLIECAGIRQQDKPRRLIKVLKQVTVGDQTRFASLSPSPVTGFSFEIDFASAAVARQETYVKLGSGTFKAELARARTFGFLHEVDQMRKLGLARGGSLDNAIVISGDKVLNEGGLRYTDEFVRHKILDSIGDLYLAGAPIIGHFHGCRSGHALNNQLLRAMFADQTAWCHVDADEAGATPAEWAREKIAAVA; translated from the coding sequence ATGTTTCAGCAGACGCTGAAGAGCCCGATCAACTGCACCGGCATCGGCCTGCATTCCGGGTCCAAGGTCTCCATGCGCCTGATGCCGTCGGATGTGAATACCGGCATCGTGTTCGTGCGTACCGACCAGCCGGCCGACCGCGCGACCATTCGGGCCGACTGGGATCGGGTGACCGATACCAAGCTGTGCACCGTGGTCGCCAACGACGCCGGCGTTTCGGTCGGCACGATCGAGCACCTGATGGCAGCGCTTCGCGGTTGCGGCATCGACAACGCAGTGATCGAGCTGAACGGCCCTGAAGTGCCGATCATGGACGGCAGCTCGGCTCCCTTCGTGTTCCTGATCGAGTGCGCCGGCATCCGCCAGCAGGACAAGCCGCGCCGCCTGATCAAGGTCCTCAAGCAGGTGACGGTCGGCGACCAGACCCGCTTCGCCAGCCTGTCGCCCTCGCCGGTGACCGGCTTCAGCTTCGAGATCGATTTCGCCAGCGCCGCGGTCGCCCGCCAGGAGACCTACGTCAAGCTCGGCAGCGGCACCTTCAAGGCCGAACTGGCCCGCGCCCGCACCTTCGGCTTCCTTCACGAGGTCGACCAGATGCGGAAGCTGGGCCTGGCTCGCGGCGGTTCGCTGGACAACGCCATCGTCATCAGCGGCGACAAGGTGCTGAACGAGGGCGGCCTGCGCTACACGGACGAGTTCGTGCGCCATAAGATCCTGGACAGCATCGGCGACCTGTATCTGGCCGGCGCGCCGATCATCGGCCATTTCCATGGTTGCCGCTCGGGCCATGCGCTGAACAACCAGCTGCTGCGCGCCATGTTCGCCGACCAGACCGCCTGGTGCCATGTCGATGCCGACGAAGCCGGTGCGACGCCGGCGGAATGGGCCCGGGAGAAGATCGCGGCCGTCGCCTGA
- the ftsZ gene encoding cell division protein FtsZ has protein sequence MINLSMPEIEVDLRPHITVFGVGGAGGNAVNNMIKSNLEGVEFVVANTDAQALKGALAEKRLQLGTTITRGLGAGSRPDVGRAAAEEQLAEIMGYLEGANMVFITAGMGGGTGTGAAPVIARAAREQGILTVGVVTKPFHFEGAHRMRLAETGINELQQFVDTLIIIPNQNLFRIANEKTTFADAFKMADDVLHSGVRGVTDLMVMPGLINLDFADIRSVMTEMGKAMMGTGEASGERRAIDAAEAAISNPLLDDVSMKGARGVLINITGGMDMTLFEVDEAANRIRDEVDPDANIIFGSTFDQDLDGRMRVSVVATGIEAEKIAHPRPAAATNGLSVVSGGRKTVSPAPGPAGLVARADQARQPTDYHHTLVAAPIHPGAAQGHGGQGQGGPQGYAPQMHAPHQGHAAVGNTVRSFPIEPQQYQHPEPTPAVYAPPAEPAAPPAPQHMEGQPAHHQSELAAPPRGREPERVSGPLRGQNQDGVFIAPRPADSGPRPQSQNLNTERYLAPTAALPEAAPKKRGSSLFERVTGLGRRIMEGSEPEQQARQAPQPPAPPASVKQAPGGAPQAPRPAAEPMDRPAKMSHAEEEMLDIPAFLRRQAN, from the coding sequence ATGATCAATCTCAGCATGCCGGAAATCGAAGTGGATCTGCGGCCGCACATCACGGTGTTCGGCGTCGGCGGGGCTGGCGGCAACGCCGTCAACAACATGATCAAGTCGAACCTGGAAGGCGTCGAGTTCGTCGTCGCCAACACCGATGCGCAGGCGCTGAAGGGCGCCCTGGCGGAGAAGCGCCTCCAGCTCGGCACCACGATCACGCGCGGCCTGGGCGCCGGCTCGCGCCCGGACGTCGGCCGCGCCGCGGCGGAGGAGCAGCTGGCCGAGATCATGGGCTACCTGGAAGGTGCCAACATGGTCTTCATCACCGCCGGCATGGGCGGCGGCACCGGCACCGGCGCGGCGCCGGTGATCGCGCGGGCCGCGCGGGAGCAGGGCATCCTGACCGTCGGCGTGGTGACCAAGCCGTTCCACTTCGAAGGCGCGCACCGCATGCGCCTGGCCGAGACCGGGATCAACGAGCTCCAGCAGTTCGTCGATACCCTGATCATCATCCCGAACCAGAACCTGTTCCGCATCGCCAACGAGAAGACCACGTTCGCCGACGCCTTCAAGATGGCCGACGACGTGCTGCATTCCGGCGTGCGCGGCGTGACCGACCTGATGGTGATGCCCGGCCTGATCAATCTCGACTTCGCCGACATCCGGTCGGTGATGACCGAGATGGGCAAGGCCATGATGGGCACCGGCGAGGCGTCGGGCGAGCGCCGGGCGATCGACGCGGCCGAGGCCGCGATCAGCAACCCGCTGCTGGACGACGTGTCCATGAAGGGCGCGCGCGGCGTGCTGATCAACATCACCGGCGGCATGGACATGACGCTGTTCGAGGTCGACGAGGCGGCCAACCGCATCCGCGACGAGGTCGATCCCGACGCCAACATCATCTTCGGCTCGACCTTCGACCAGGACCTCGACGGCCGCATGCGCGTCTCGGTGGTCGCCACCGGCATCGAGGCCGAGAAGATCGCCCATCCCCGCCCCGCCGCGGCGACCAACGGGCTGAGCGTGGTCAGCGGCGGCCGCAAGACCGTTTCGCCGGCCCCGGGACCCGCGGGCCTCGTCGCGCGCGCCGACCAGGCCCGCCAGCCGACCGACTACCACCACACGCTGGTCGCCGCCCCGATCCATCCGGGCGCGGCCCAGGGCCATGGCGGCCAGGGCCAGGGTGGTCCCCAGGGCTACGCGCCCCAGATGCATGCGCCGCACCAGGGCCACGCCGCGGTCGGCAACACCGTCCGGTCGTTCCCCATCGAACCGCAGCAGTACCAGCATCCCGAGCCGACGCCCGCCGTCTATGCGCCGCCGGCCGAGCCGGCGGCCCCCCCGGCGCCGCAGCACATGGAAGGCCAGCCGGCCCATCACCAGTCGGAACTGGCGGCCCCGCCTCGCGGCCGCGAGCCCGAACGGGTCAGCGGTCCGCTGCGCGGCCAGAACCAGGACGGCGTCTTCATCGCTCCGCGTCCGGCCGACTCCGGTCCGCGTCCGCAGAGCCAGAACCTCAACACCGAGCGCTATCTCGCCCCCACGGCGGCCCTGCCCGAGGCGGCCCCGAAGAAGCGCGGCAGCTCGCTGTTCGAGCGGGTGACCGGCCTGGGCCGGCGGATCATGGAAGGTTCGGAACCCGAGCAGCAGGCCCGCCAGGCGCCGCAGCCGCCGGCCCCGCCGGCAAGCGTCAAGCAGGCTCCGGGCGGCGCGCCGCAGGCACCCCGCCCGGCGGCCGAGCCGATGGACCGTCCGGCCAAGATGAGCCACGCCGAAGAGGAGATGCTGGACATCCCCGCCTTCCTGCGCCGCCAAGCCAACTGA
- the ftsA gene encoding cell division protein FtsA: MAFNGSKRVKRPVRGGVIAALDVGTTKVCCFIARVEDGGALRIIGIGHQVSRGLRAGTIVDMDAAEQAIGTTVHAAEQMAGETIREVLVNISGGQPVSQTTNVEIPIGGHEVGDADVRRALAQARQFQGNADQELIHSIAVGYSMDGNRGIRDPRGMFGEKLGVQLHTVTAGSSAVRNLATCVARCHLDIESFVVSPFASGLAALVEDEMELGCTLIDMGGGTTTISVFFDGKCVYTDCVPVGGSHVTNDIARGLTTPVAHAERMKTLYGSAIANVADEREIIDVPQVGEDEPAQANHVPKSLLVGIIQPRLEEIFELVRARLEVSGMGKVAGRRVVLTGAASQLPGTRELAQLILDKQVRLGRPMRIDGLAEATGGPAFSTAAGLLAFAVQSHAELPGFSAEAEPPKHLWGRVSLWLKENL; this comes from the coding sequence ATGGCCTTCAACGGGAGCAAGAGAGTGAAGCGACCGGTGCGCGGCGGGGTAATCGCCGCGCTGGACGTCGGCACAACCAAGGTCTGCTGCTTCATCGCGCGGGTCGAGGATGGCGGCGCGTTGCGGATCATCGGGATCGGCCATCAGGTATCACGCGGCCTGAGGGCCGGCACCATCGTCGACATGGACGCGGCGGAACAGGCGATCGGCACGACCGTCCACGCCGCGGAGCAGATGGCGGGCGAGACGATCCGCGAGGTGCTGGTCAACATCTCCGGCGGCCAGCCGGTCTCGCAGACGACCAACGTCGAGATCCCGATCGGCGGGCACGAGGTCGGCGACGCCGACGTGCGCCGGGCCCTGGCCCAGGCTCGCCAGTTCCAGGGCAACGCCGACCAGGAGCTGATCCACTCCATCGCGGTCGGCTATTCGATGGACGGCAACCGCGGCATCCGCGACCCCCGCGGCATGTTCGGCGAGAAGCTGGGAGTCCAGCTCCACACCGTGACCGCGGGATCGAGCGCGGTCCGCAATCTCGCCACCTGCGTCGCCCGCTGCCACCTGGACATCGAGAGCTTCGTCGTCTCCCCCTTCGCCAGCGGCCTCGCGGCCCTGGTCGAGGACGAGATGGAGCTGGGCTGCACCCTGATCGACATGGGGGGCGGCACCACGACCATCTCGGTCTTCTTCGACGGCAAGTGCGTCTACACCGACTGCGTGCCGGTCGGCGGCAGCCACGTGACGAACGACATCGCGCGGGGCCTGACCACGCCCGTGGCCCACGCGGAGCGCATGAAGACCCTGTACGGCAGCGCCATCGCCAACGTCGCCGACGAGCGCGAGATCATCGACGTGCCCCAGGTCGGCGAGGACGAGCCGGCCCAGGCCAACCACGTCCCCAAGTCCCTGCTGGTCGGCATCATCCAGCCCCGGCTGGAGGAGATCTTCGAACTGGTCCGCGCCCGCCTGGAAGTCAGCGGCATGGGCAAGGTGGCCGGCCGCCGGGTCGTGCTGACGGGCGCCGCCAGCCAGCTGCCGGGCACGCGCGAGCTGGCCCAGCTCATCCTGGACAAGCAGGTCCGGCTCGGCCGGCCGATGCGGATCGACGGGCTGGCGGAAGCCACCGGCGGTCCCGCCTTCTCGACGGCGGCGGGGCTGCTGGCCTTCGCGGTGCAGAGCCACGCGGAGCTTCCGGGCTTCAGCGCCGAGGCGGAACCGCCGAAACATCTTTGGGGACGCGTGAGCCTCTGGCTGAAGGAGAACCTATGA
- a CDS encoding cell division protein FtsQ/DivIB, producing MSRVNKPTLCAPRDLRARTAERARNATQKATEKANRRRSWPRWTEKAMRLGLIAFPILLAGGAGAWAYQTGWFGTMADRTTAALIDLTVDAGLEVQEVLVEGRVETDRNAVMAAIQVKRGDPILRFDPEAARAGLERLRWVATATVERRLPDTVFVKLDERRPMALWQRDGKLALIDRDGEVLTERELGRYNNLLQIIGADAPKHAPELLGHLATVPALFERVNAASRVGGRRWDLHLANGVVVRLPESDIGGALKHLAEQELKQPVLDRDIVAVDLRLPDRLVIQTSATAAQRRRVPEEKI from the coding sequence ATGTCACGTGTGAACAAGCCGACCCTCTGCGCGCCACGCGACCTTCGCGCCCGCACGGCGGAGCGCGCGCGCAACGCCACCCAGAAGGCCACGGAGAAGGCGAACCGCCGCCGGTCCTGGCCGCGCTGGACCGAGAAGGCGATGCGCCTGGGCCTGATCGCGTTCCCGATCCTGCTGGCCGGCGGCGCCGGGGCCTGGGCCTATCAGACCGGGTGGTTCGGCACCATGGCCGACCGGACGACCGCCGCCCTGATCGACCTGACCGTCGATGCCGGGCTGGAGGTCCAGGAGGTGCTGGTCGAAGGCCGGGTCGAGACCGACCGGAACGCCGTGATGGCGGCGATCCAGGTCAAGCGCGGCGACCCGATCCTGCGGTTCGATCCGGAGGCGGCGCGCGCCGGCCTGGAACGGCTGCGCTGGGTCGCGACCGCCACGGTCGAACGCCGCCTGCCCGACACCGTGTTCGTCAAGCTGGACGAGCGCAGGCCGATGGCGCTGTGGCAGCGCGACGGGAAGCTGGCGCTGATCGACCGCGACGGCGAGGTGCTGACCGAGCGCGAATTGGGCCGCTACAACAACCTGCTCCAGATCATCGGCGCCGATGCGCCGAAACACGCGCCGGAACTGCTGGGGCACCTGGCGACCGTGCCCGCGCTGTTCGAGCGGGTCAATGCCGCCAGCCGCGTCGGCGGCCGGCGCTGGGACCTGCATCTGGCCAACGGCGTCGTGGTCCGCCTGCCGGAGAGCGACATCGGCGGCGCCCTGAAGCATCTGGCCGAGCAGGAGCTGAAGCAACCGGTGCTTGATCGCGACATAGTCGCCGTCGACCTCCGCCTGCCGGACCGGCTGGTGATCCAGACTTCGGCGACTGCGGCACAACGTCGCCGTGTGCCTGAGGAAAAGATCTAA